A single genomic interval of Helicoverpa armigera isolate CAAS_96S chromosome 22, ASM3070526v1, whole genome shotgun sequence harbors:
- the LOC110377050 gene encoding uncharacterized protein LOC110377050, with amino-acid sequence MSLKNGVKMSQREKFELINSEVRSFYEYCKEAGMSDEEMDIICRPLTNAVRKATIKRWTRVVLVLIMGMAIGYTVSQTDTFKWHASAVARIVLIKLLPVWDWTPLYHNKCMIARPAEPPNVDGGASATDCIACEAVKNIARLSDTSYNEVFNHHLLRGAPVIVEDAHYDWSSRDELNLTGLISDDDRLRDSVPCRILTNIRIGRQPMDLEEIVSRITNTDIPSWFVHFQNCDIRAVKSFRILAPRPYFLSPHIPPSHFNWLLLSKNYDTHRYKYLELDVGLIIMSQLKGKTFIQLRPRAPCEDDCYTLNFELSEGETLVLANSLWEFEYLPGKGENVAMITETDWNES; translated from the exons ATGAGTCTCAAAAACGGGGTAAAAATGTCTCAACGCGAAAAATTTGAGTTAATTAACTCTGAAGTGCGTTCTTTTTACGAATATTGTAAAGAAGCTGGCATGAGCGATGAAGAAATGGATATAATTTGTCGTCCTTTGACTAATGCCGTCAGAAAAGCTACAATCAAGAGATGGACAAGGGTGGTCCTGGTTTTGATTATGGGGATGGCGATTGGATACACTGTCAGCCAGACGGATACTTTCAAATGGCATGCATCTGCAGTGGCCAGGATTGTCCTTATCAAACTGCTGCCTGTTTGGGACTGGACACCACTGTACCACAACAAGTGTATGATTGCGAGACCCGCGGAACCTCCTAATGTAGACGGAGGAGCATCAGCGACGGATTGCATAGCCTGTGAGGCAGTCA AAAACATTGCGCGCTTGTCTGACACCTCGTACAACGAAGTATTCAACCACCACCTCCTTCGCGGGGCGCCGGTTATCGTCGAGGATGCTCACTACGACTGGTCCTCACGCGATGAACTCAACCTAACTGGCCTGATCAGCGACGATGACCGACTCCGCGACTCGGTCCCTTGTAGGATCCTTACAAACATTAGAATAGGTCGTCAGCCTATGGACTTAGAAGAGATCGTTTCTAGAATCACAAATACTGACATACCCAGTTGGTTTGTCCACTTCCAAAATTGTGACATTCGGGCGGTCAAATCCTTTAGGATCCTCGCTCCTAGACCCTATTTTCTGTCTCCTCATATCCCTCCTTCCCATTTTAACTGGTTATTACTTTCTAAGAACTACGATACACATAGATATAAGTATCTGGAGCTAGACGTTGGGTTGATCATTATGTCTCAGCTAAAAGGCAAGACATTTATACAGTTGAGACCGCGTGCTCCCTGCGAGGATGACTGCTACACCTTGAATTTTGAGCTTTCAGAAGGCGAAACTCTAGTGTTGGCCAATTCCCTGTGGGAGTTCGAATATTTACCTGGCAAGGGTGAAAACGTTGCCATGATCACTGAAA